A genomic region of Micropterus dolomieu isolate WLL.071019.BEF.003 ecotype Adirondacks linkage group LG11, ASM2129224v1, whole genome shotgun sequence contains the following coding sequences:
- the noto gene encoding homeobox protein notochord translates to MQLPNRHVGAYGYSVRNYAPASLYPQYQGTQCALSTKPPSGKSFTIDALLAKPEDTASCRTSPTQCGEKYQPAAPVLSVPGHVGLPMATAPYLYSPNMLHSAVHTQPGYSVYCYPPFTYQSSCRGPFYAQAQMSKVNAGLHSFKTKGGKSKRMRTSFTSEQLSRLEKEFARQQYMVGSERFLLASALQLTEAQVKVWFQNRRIKWRKQSLEQQQAKLAKLGLAAPPKSPGSQGHGDEVEEDEEFSDLDVDIDVSDDSTDHC, encoded by the exons ATGCAGTTGCCGAACAGACACGTCGGAGCTTATGGATACTCAGTGCGTAATTACGCACCAGCATCGCTGTACCCGCAGTACCAGGGGACGCAGTGCGCGTTGTCAACGAAGCCTCCCAGTGGAAAATCTTTCACTATTGATGCTTTGCTCGCCAAGCCAGAGGACACAGCCAGCTGCCGGACGAGTCCTACTCAGTGCGGAGAGAAATATCAACCAGCAGCACCAGTTCTGTCTGTCCCTGGACACGTAGGCTTACCGATGGCAACAGCACCTTACCTCTACTCACCAAACATGTTGCACTCAGCGGTCCACACACAACCTGGATATTCAGTCTACTGCTACCCGCCTTTCACCTACCAGTCGTCGTGTCGGGGACCATTTTACGCACAAG CTCAAATGTCCAAAGTCAACGCAGGTCTGCATTCGTTCAAAACTAAAGGTGGGAAGTCGAAACGGATGCGCACTAGCTTCACCAGCGAGCAGCTCTCCCGGCTGGAGAAGGAGTTTGCACGGCAGCAGTACATGGTCGGATCAGAGAGATTCCTCCTGGCCTCGGCTTTGCAGCTCACAGAAGCTCAG GTCAAAGTATGGTTCCAGAACCGACGCATCAAGTGGCGCAAACAGAGTCTGGAGCAGCAACAGGCCAAGCTGGCTAAACTAGGCCTGGCCGCTCCGCCGAAAAGTCCCGGATCTCAAGGCCACGGAGACGAAgtagaggaggatgaggagttCTCCGACTTAGACGTGGATATTGACGTGTCTGATGACTCTACTGACCACTGTTGA